A DNA window from Camelina sativa cultivar DH55 chromosome 13, Cs, whole genome shotgun sequence contains the following coding sequences:
- the LOC104737140 gene encoding short-chain dehydrogenase TIC 32, chloroplastic-like isoform X1 yields MWPFWWKGASGFSGRSTAEEVTHGIDGTRLTAVVTGASSGIGEETTRVLALRGVHVVMAVRNIESGNQVREKILKEIPEAKIDVMKLDLSSMASVRSFASEYKSLDLPLNLLINNAGIMACPFMLSSDNFELQFATNHLGHFLLTNLLLETMKKTANESNREGRIVIVSSEGHRFAYGEGIRFDKINDEASYNTLQAYGQSKLCNILHASELAWQFKEQGVNITANSLHPGSIMTNLLRYHSFINTIGNAVGKYVLKSIPQGAATTCYAALHPQVKGVSGEYLMDNNISNPNSQGKDKDLAKKLWEFSLSLTGEEES; encoded by the exons atgtggcCTTTTTGGTGGAAAGGAGCATCTGGGTTCTCAGGTCGTTCCACAGCTGAAGAAGTCACTCATGGGATTGATGGTACTCGTCTCACAGCTGTTGTCACAG GAGCATCAAGTGGTATTGGGGAAGAGACTACTCGTGTTCTTGCTCTTCGTGGTGTTCACGTTGTAATGGCTGTAAGGAACATAGAATCTGGTAATCAAGTCAGAGAAAAGATACTAAAGGAAATACCTGAG GCTAAGATTGATGTAATGAAGTTAGATCTTAGCTCAATGGCTTCTGTCAGGAGCTTTGCATCAGAGTACAAGTCTTTGGACCTACCCTTGAATCTTCTTAT cAATAATGCAGGGATTATGGCATGTCCCTTCATGCTTTCAAGCGACAACTTTGAATTACAGTTTGCAACCAATCATTTGG gTCATTTTCTGTTGACGAACCTTCTTTTGGAGACAATGAAGAAAACAGCTAATGAAAGCAATAGAGAAGGAAGAATTGTTATTGTCTCATCAGAAGGTCACCGATTTGCTTATGGGGAAGGGATTCGATTTGATAAAATAAACGACGAAGCAAG TTACAATACTTTGCAAGCATATGGTCAGTCAAAGCTCTGTAACATATTGCACGCTAGTGAGCTCGCTTGGCAGTTCAAG GAACAAGGTGTGAACATCACTGCCAATTCACTTCATCCCGGATCCATTATGACCAATCTTTTGCGCTACCACAGCTTCATAAATA CAATTGGTAATGCCGTGGGAAAGTATGTTCTGAAGAGTATTCCACAG GGAGCGGCAACTACATGCTATGCAGCACTACATCCGCAAGTAAAGGGAGTGAGTGGAGAATACTTGATGGATAACAACATATCCAACCCTAACTCTCAGGGTAAAGATAAAGATTTGGCCAAGAAGTTATGGGAATTTAGCTTGAGCTTAACTGGTGAAGAAGAATCATAG
- the LOC104737140 gene encoding short-chain dehydrogenase TIC 32, chloroplastic-like isoform X2 — translation MWPFWWKGASGFSGRSTAEEVTHGIDGTRLTAVVTGASSGIGEETTRVLALRGVHVVMAVRNIESGNQVREKILKEIPEAKIDVMKLDLSSMASVRSFASEYKSLDLPLNLLINNAGIMACPFMLSSDNFELQFATNHLGHFLLTNLLLETMKKTANESNREGRIVIVSSEGHRFAYGEGIRFDKINDEASYNTLQAYGQSKLCNILHASELAWQFKEQGVNITANSLHPGSIMTNLLRYHSFINTIGNAVGKYVLKSIPQGAATTCYAALHPQVKGVSGEYLMDNNISNPNSQGKDKDLAKKLWEFSLSLTGEEES, via the exons atgtggcCTTTTTGGTGGAAAGGAGCATCTGGGTTCTCAGGTCGTTCCACAGCTGAAGAAGTCACTCATGGGATTGATGGTACTCGTCTCACAGCTGTTGTCACAG GAGCATCAAGTGGTATTGGGGAAGAGACTACTCGTGTTCTTGCTCTTCGTGGTGTTCACGTTGTAATGGCTGTAAGGAACATAGAATCTGGTAATCAAGTCAGAGAAAAGATACTAAAGGAAATACCTGAGGCTAAGATTGATGTAATGAAGTTAGATCTTAGCTCAATGGCTTCTGTCAGGAGCTTTGCATCAGAGTACAAGTCTTTGGACCTACCCTTGAATCTTCTTAT cAATAATGCAGGGATTATGGCATGTCCCTTCATGCTTTCAAGCGACAACTTTGAATTACAGTTTGCAACCAATCATTTGG gTCATTTTCTGTTGACGAACCTTCTTTTGGAGACAATGAAGAAAACAGCTAATGAAAGCAATAGAGAAGGAAGAATTGTTATTGTCTCATCAGAAGGTCACCGATTTGCTTATGGGGAAGGGATTCGATTTGATAAAATAAACGACGAAGCAAG TTACAATACTTTGCAAGCATATGGTCAGTCAAAGCTCTGTAACATATTGCACGCTAGTGAGCTCGCTTGGCAGTTCAAG GAACAAGGTGTGAACATCACTGCCAATTCACTTCATCCCGGATCCATTATGACCAATCTTTTGCGCTACCACAGCTTCATAAATA CAATTGGTAATGCCGTGGGAAAGTATGTTCTGAAGAGTATTCCACAG GGAGCGGCAACTACATGCTATGCAGCACTACATCCGCAAGTAAAGGGAGTGAGTGGAGAATACTTGATGGATAACAACATATCCAACCCTAACTCTCAGGGTAAAGATAAAGATTTGGCCAAGAAGTTATGGGAATTTAGCTTGAGCTTAACTGGTGAAGAAGAATCATAG
- the LOC104737140 gene encoding short-chain dehydrogenase TIC 32, chloroplastic-like isoform X3 — protein sequence MWPFWWKGASGFSGRSTAEEVTHGIDGTRLTAVVTGASSGIGEETTRVLALRGVHVVMAVRNIESGNQVREKILKEIPEAKIDVMKLDLSSMASVRSFASEYKSLDLPLNLLINNAGIMACPFMLSSDNFELQFATNHLGHFLLTNLLLETMKKTANESNREGRIVIVSSEGHRFAYGEGIRFDKINDEASYNTLQAYGQSKLCNILHASELAWQFKEQGVNITANSLHPGSIMTNLLRYHSFINSKILFLIIDNNLKKFVFL from the exons atgtggcCTTTTTGGTGGAAAGGAGCATCTGGGTTCTCAGGTCGTTCCACAGCTGAAGAAGTCACTCATGGGATTGATGGTACTCGTCTCACAGCTGTTGTCACAG GAGCATCAAGTGGTATTGGGGAAGAGACTACTCGTGTTCTTGCTCTTCGTGGTGTTCACGTTGTAATGGCTGTAAGGAACATAGAATCTGGTAATCAAGTCAGAGAAAAGATACTAAAGGAAATACCTGAG GCTAAGATTGATGTAATGAAGTTAGATCTTAGCTCAATGGCTTCTGTCAGGAGCTTTGCATCAGAGTACAAGTCTTTGGACCTACCCTTGAATCTTCTTAT cAATAATGCAGGGATTATGGCATGTCCCTTCATGCTTTCAAGCGACAACTTTGAATTACAGTTTGCAACCAATCATTTGG gTCATTTTCTGTTGACGAACCTTCTTTTGGAGACAATGAAGAAAACAGCTAATGAAAGCAATAGAGAAGGAAGAATTGTTATTGTCTCATCAGAAGGTCACCGATTTGCTTATGGGGAAGGGATTCGATTTGATAAAATAAACGACGAAGCAAG TTACAATACTTTGCAAGCATATGGTCAGTCAAAGCTCTGTAACATATTGCACGCTAGTGAGCTCGCTTGGCAGTTCAAG GAACAAGGTGTGAACATCACTGCCAATTCACTTCATCCCGGATCCATTATGACCAATCTTTTGCGCTACCACAGCTTCATAAATAGTAA AATTCTTTTTCTCATCATAGACAACAATCTTAAAAAGTTCGTCTTCTTGTAA